From a region of the Vicinamibacterales bacterium genome:
- a CDS encoding VOC family protein, translating to MMIRIRSGTPVALILAAQTVLAGCASSSATSAPANRPPSATGGAFVWQDLVTTDAPAARKFYSALLGWEFKDVSRAGRPYLIATTATGPVGGLVDVRSIKDAASQWVSYVTVADIDRTVQQVEAAGGKILAPPTATGAGRVCVMADPQGAAIGLLQPTAGVPALPASPATAHFFWREYLAQDASKALAFYKDVLGYEATSTDRGQGLEYFVLRRDRPRAGLFQLPASASQVRPNWLPYVLVDDPAALAAKATSLGGRILLSPSPDRRNGTLVVVADPTGGVVALQKYPL from the coding sequence ATGATGATTCGCATACGGTCGGGCACGCCCGTCGCGTTGATCCTGGCGGCCCAGACCGTCCTCGCCGGCTGCGCGAGCAGCAGCGCGACGTCCGCACCGGCCAATCGCCCGCCATCGGCCACCGGCGGCGCTTTCGTCTGGCAGGATTTGGTGACCACCGATGCGCCGGCGGCGCGCAAGTTCTATAGCGCACTCCTCGGCTGGGAGTTCAAGGACGTCAGCCGCGCCGGGCGGCCTTACTTGATCGCCACCACGGCCACCGGACCTGTGGGGGGACTGGTGGATGTCCGCAGCATCAAGGATGCGGCCTCCCAATGGGTCAGCTACGTGACGGTCGCCGACATCGATCGGACGGTCCAGCAGGTGGAGGCCGCCGGTGGAAAGATCCTCGCGCCGCCGACCGCGACCGGCGCAGGCCGCGTGTGCGTCATGGCGGATCCGCAGGGGGCTGCCATCGGGCTGCTGCAACCGACGGCAGGCGTGCCCGCTCTTCCGGCCAGCCCGGCGACGGCTCATTTCTTCTGGCGGGAGTACCTGGCGCAGGACGCCTCCAAAGCGCTTGCCTTCTACAAGGACGTGCTCGGCTATGAGGCGACCAGTACGGACCGCGGGCAGGGCCTCGAGTACTTCGTGCTGCGTCGCGACCGGCCGCGGGCCGGCCTCTTTCAGTTGCCCGCCTCGGCCAGCCAGGTGCGACCGAACTGGCTGCCGTACGTCCTCGTGGACGATCCCGCGGCCCTCGCCGCGAAGGCAACCAGCCTTGGCGGGCGCATCCTCCTCAGTCCGTCCCCCGATCGCCGCAACGGCACGCTTGTCGTCGTCGCCGATCCGACGGGCGGCGTCGTCGCCCTGCAGAAATACCCCCTGTGA